In Microbacterium maritypicum, the following are encoded in one genomic region:
- the dnaG gene encoding DNA primase, which produces MPRIRQADVDEVKARTNIADIVGERVALKSAGVGSLKGLCPFHDEKSPSFHVRQQVGYYHCFGCGESGDVYSFLREMDHVSFTEAVERLAGRIGYTLHYEDGGAAPETSGRSRLYAANTAAAEFFRAQLLTPDAEAGRRFLGERGFDAGAAAHFGVGFAPRGWDGMLKALTAQGFTREELSNAGLVSTGQRGVYDRFRGRLVWPIRDVSGQTIGFGARKLFDDDNGPKYLNTPETPIYKKAQVLYGLDLAKRDIARGDPRRVVVVEGYTDVMACHLAGLTTAIATCGTAFGTDHIKVLRRVMGDDNASGEVVFTFDGDEAGQKAALRAFTEDDRFNAQTFVAVAPDGLDPCDLRLQRGDAAVRGLMDTKQPMFEFAIDRKLGGFDLSTVEGRVGALRAAAPIVAEIRDQLLRPGYERVLARRLGMDPTEVRSEVERAARGGSTPQHSRREAPQVDPATGASVVAPVTLASLPRSPDVAVERDALMGALQYGHQVDQALLNRALGMPFRTPGLDAVREAVAAAPDRTRAGWVTEAVNSVREPYRSLAGELLMTPFPARDEERAVATVADLARRLVLRQLERDKQELLGAVQRVPADSDGGRALRMRLRDIDAERQRFAES; this is translated from the coding sequence GCGCGCACGAACATCGCCGACATCGTCGGTGAGCGTGTCGCGCTGAAGTCGGCGGGCGTGGGTTCGCTCAAGGGACTGTGCCCCTTCCACGACGAGAAGAGCCCGAGCTTCCATGTGCGCCAGCAGGTGGGCTACTACCACTGCTTCGGCTGCGGCGAGTCGGGCGACGTCTACTCGTTCCTGCGCGAGATGGACCACGTCAGCTTCACCGAGGCGGTCGAGCGTCTCGCCGGCCGCATCGGGTACACGCTGCACTATGAGGACGGGGGAGCGGCACCGGAGACGAGCGGCCGCAGCCGTCTCTACGCGGCGAACACCGCGGCCGCGGAGTTCTTCCGCGCACAGTTGCTCACGCCGGATGCCGAGGCCGGCCGCCGCTTCCTCGGGGAGCGCGGCTTCGACGCCGGAGCCGCGGCGCATTTCGGCGTCGGCTTCGCGCCGCGCGGCTGGGACGGCATGCTCAAGGCACTCACCGCACAGGGCTTCACGCGCGAAGAGCTCAGCAACGCCGGCCTGGTCTCCACCGGGCAGCGCGGCGTCTACGACCGGTTCCGCGGGCGCCTGGTGTGGCCGATCCGCGACGTCTCGGGTCAGACGATCGGCTTCGGCGCGCGCAAGCTCTTCGACGACGACAACGGCCCGAAGTACCTGAACACCCCGGAGACCCCGATCTACAAGAAGGCGCAGGTCCTCTACGGCCTGGACCTCGCCAAGCGCGACATCGCGCGTGGAGACCCCCGCCGCGTCGTCGTGGTCGAGGGCTACACCGATGTGATGGCCTGTCACCTCGCCGGCCTCACCACGGCCATCGCGACGTGTGGCACCGCCTTCGGCACCGATCACATCAAAGTGCTGCGGCGTGTGATGGGTGATGACAACGCCTCCGGCGAGGTCGTCTTCACCTTCGACGGCGACGAGGCCGGCCAGAAGGCGGCGCTGCGAGCCTTCACGGAGGACGATCGGTTCAACGCGCAGACCTTCGTGGCGGTCGCCCCGGACGGGCTCGATCCGTGCGATCTGCGCCTCCAGCGTGGCGACGCGGCCGTTCGCGGGCTGATGGACACCAAGCAGCCGATGTTCGAGTTCGCGATCGACCGCAAGCTGGGCGGCTTCGATCTCTCCACCGTCGAGGGGCGCGTGGGCGCTCTGAGGGCTGCGGCGCCGATCGTGGCCGAGATCCGCGACCAGCTCCTTCGCCCGGGTTACGAGCGTGTCCTGGCACGGCGACTCGGGATGGATCCCACCGAGGTGCGTAGCGAGGTCGAGCGCGCGGCGCGTGGCGGTTCCACGCCGCAGCACTCGCGTCGCGAGGCTCCGCAGGTCGATCCCGCGACCGGGGCATCGGTCGTGGCGCCGGTCACACTCGCCAGTCTTCCGCGCAGCCCCGATGTCGCGGTCGAACGGGACGCGCTGATGGGTGCCCTGCAGTACGGGCATCAGGTCGATCAGGCCCTCCTGAATCGGGCGCTGGGCATGCCGTTCCGCACCCCGGGTCTCGACGCCGTGCGCGAAGCCGTGGCGGCGGCGCCCGACCGCACCAGGGCCGGCTGGGTGACGGAGGCCGTCAACAGCGTCCGCGAGCCCTATCGCTCGCTGGCGGGTGAGCTGCTGATGACGCCTTTCCCCGCGCGGGATGAGGAGCGCGCCGTCGCCACCGTGGCCGACCTCGCCCGACGACTCGTCCTGCGCCAGCTCGAGCGCGACAAGCAGGAGCTTCTCGGCGCCGTGCAGCGGGTGCCGGCGGATTCCGATGGGGGCCGTGCGTTGCGGATGCGCCTGCGCGACATCGATGCCGAGCGTCAGCGCTTCGCCGAGTCGTAA
- a CDS encoding ATP-binding cassette domain-containing protein: MSRRPESTNAIDCSDLVIDRIGHGMPTRAVDGVTFSLAPGGLICVAGPTGSGKSTLVAALAGSTDPSVKVVGGSAQVCGVDVRRPGRKHRILTYRTGFVPQGAGADLPPRLTVNEVIAEPILVRERKVNTKALSIRVATLLDELHLPLGTAAKFPYELSAGMRQRVAIARSFVLEPKVLIADEILANLDLEVRPVVFDAITRRRKEQGMAALLVTNDADFIRELNAETLMLRAGHVVARGVGRDLLWVPNAESDSRR, encoded by the coding sequence ATGTCCCGCAGGCCAGAATCCACGAACGCGATCGATTGCTCGGATCTCGTGATCGACCGGATCGGCCACGGGATGCCGACCCGCGCCGTTGACGGCGTCACCTTCTCTCTCGCTCCCGGGGGACTGATCTGCGTCGCCGGCCCCACGGGTTCCGGAAAATCCACTCTGGTCGCCGCTCTCGCCGGTTCCACCGACCCTTCGGTGAAGGTCGTCGGGGGGAGCGCGCAGGTGTGCGGCGTCGACGTGCGCCGACCGGGACGCAAGCACAGAATCCTCACCTACCGCACCGGCTTCGTGCCGCAGGGGGCGGGTGCCGACCTGCCGCCGCGGCTGACCGTCAACGAGGTCATCGCCGAGCCTATCCTCGTCCGCGAGCGCAAGGTCAACACCAAGGCGCTCTCGATCCGCGTGGCGACGCTCCTGGACGAGTTGCACCTTCCGCTCGGCACGGCGGCCAAGTTCCCGTACGAGCTCAGCGCCGGGATGCGCCAGCGTGTCGCGATCGCACGATCGTTCGTCCTGGAGCCGAAGGTGCTGATCGCCGACGAGATCCTCGCGAACCTCGATCTCGAGGTGCGACCGGTGGTGTTCGACGCCATCACCAGACGCCGCAAGGAGCAGGGGATGGCCGCGCTGCTCGTCACCAACGATGCGGACTTCATCCGCGAGCTCAACGCCGAAACGCTCATGCTGCGCGCCGGTCACGTGGTCGCCCGGGGCGTCGGACGTGACCTGCTCTGGGTCCCGAATGCGGAGTCGGATTCTCGCCGCTGA
- a CDS encoding APC family permease has protein sequence MSDTVVAPPGAPQDAGLRTGVMSGPELAAQAIANIAPSAVIAFTAAAIFLGAGNGTIYAFALATIVILCVGYCVVVFARKHASAGSLYTYVSKGLGPFGAFLAGVTLLIGCFGIAAASLSGSVSYMAQFLRMLGLPAQGLGWDIGLAVVLGGLATLFTIRGIRLSARVSLVLELLSVGIILVLLVAALIWAGPAAWDPAQVLATGSSFQGVASGMVLGILGFVGFSSADALGREAKEPYKAIPRAIMWSALGVGVLYVFAAYTQITVLGDDLATSASPLESMSALIGMPAWFAAALTIGVSASFFAVVVAPLNVIGRIVYVMGKEGVVAERFGRTHEQHLTPHRVLIIAGAAAITVDIVLLLSGAATGDILVWVNTWGTYGYMVAYALVAIACVVYTQRAKMRNGLVKVCATIAVATMAYVFFANVWPVPAFPYNVIPYIFLATVALALTRYLYLSRRRPDVIARIGNTETSAMEGVG, from the coding sequence ATGTCTGACACCGTCGTCGCCCCGCCCGGCGCGCCCCAGGATGCCGGCCTTCGCACCGGCGTCATGAGCGGCCCCGAACTCGCCGCTCAAGCCATCGCCAACATCGCCCCCAGCGCCGTCATCGCCTTCACCGCGGCGGCGATCTTCCTCGGTGCGGGCAACGGCACCATCTACGCCTTCGCCCTGGCGACGATCGTCATCCTGTGCGTCGGCTACTGCGTCGTCGTGTTCGCTCGCAAGCACGCCTCGGCGGGTTCGCTGTACACGTACGTGTCGAAGGGCCTCGGGCCGTTCGGCGCCTTCCTCGCCGGCGTCACCCTGCTGATCGGCTGCTTCGGCATCGCGGCCGCCTCCCTCAGCGGTTCCGTCAGCTACATGGCCCAGTTCCTCCGCATGCTCGGCCTTCCGGCCCAGGGACTCGGATGGGACATCGGCCTCGCCGTCGTACTCGGCGGGTTGGCGACGCTGTTCACCATCCGCGGCATCCGCCTGTCGGCCCGGGTCTCGCTCGTGCTCGAGCTCCTCTCCGTGGGTATCATCCTCGTGCTCCTGGTCGCGGCACTCATCTGGGCCGGACCCGCCGCGTGGGACCCCGCTCAGGTGCTCGCCACCGGATCCTCGTTCCAGGGGGTCGCGTCGGGCATGGTGCTCGGCATCCTCGGGTTCGTGGGGTTCTCCTCCGCTGACGCACTCGGCCGAGAGGCCAAGGAGCCGTACAAGGCGATCCCCCGCGCGATCATGTGGAGCGCGCTCGGCGTCGGAGTCCTGTACGTGTTCGCGGCGTATACGCAGATCACGGTGTTGGGCGACGACCTCGCCACCTCGGCCAGCCCGCTGGAGAGCATGTCGGCTCTCATCGGCATGCCGGCCTGGTTCGCCGCCGCCCTCACGATCGGTGTCTCGGCCTCGTTCTTCGCGGTCGTCGTCGCTCCGCTCAACGTGATCGGGCGCATCGTGTACGTCATGGGCAAGGAGGGCGTGGTCGCCGAGCGGTTCGGTCGCACCCACGAGCAGCACCTGACCCCGCACCGCGTGCTGATCATCGCCGGCGCGGCCGCGATCACGGTCGACATCGTGCTGCTGCTCTCGGGAGCGGCGACCGGCGACATCCTCGTCTGGGTGAACACCTGGGGCACCTACGGCTACATGGTCGCCTATGCCCTCGTCGCGATCGCCTGCGTCGTCTACACGCAGCGGGCGAAGATGCGCAACGGCCTCGTGAAGGTGTGCGCGACCATCGCGGTCGCCACCATGGCGTACGTGTTCTTCGCGAACGTCTGGCCGGTGCCGGCGTTCCCGTACAACGTGATCCCGTACATCTTCCTGGCCACCGTCGCCCTCGCGCTCACCCGGTACCTCTACCTGTCGCGTCGTCGACCCGACGTGATCGCCCGCATCGGCAACACCGAGACGAGCGCCATGGAGGGCGTCGGCTGA
- a CDS encoding alcohol dehydrogenase catalytic domain-containing protein: MKAVVFRDPQSPIEFVDVDLAPPRAGEVRVRIAAAGVCHSDLHVKRGEWDAAAPLVMGHEGSGVVTELGEGVNTLAVGDHVVLSWVPPCGECRYCRAGHEARCQKVATVVAPLGVLFDGTSRLSRDGETLHHYLGVSSFAEEVVVPASGAVKVRDDAPLDVVAVVGCAVATGVGAVLNTAAVEPGSTVAVIGCGGVGLNVVQGARLAGAERIVAIDVRPEKTQLALQFGATDRIDASQGDAVAQLRELISDGVDYAFDAIGRTSTTEQSIQMLGLGGAAVIVGLPPTGARASFEPLVLAEADQRILGSNYGSVRPSIDVPALVDRYMDGQLKIDPLISGRRPLSEAAAALDDLETGSALRTLLIP, encoded by the coding sequence ATGAAAGCTGTTGTCTTCCGCGATCCGCAGTCACCGATCGAGTTCGTCGACGTCGACCTCGCGCCCCCGCGCGCCGGCGAGGTCCGCGTGCGAATCGCGGCCGCCGGCGTCTGCCACTCCGACCTGCACGTGAAGCGCGGCGAGTGGGATGCCGCTGCTCCCTTGGTCATGGGCCACGAAGGATCCGGCGTCGTCACCGAACTCGGTGAAGGCGTGAACACGCTCGCCGTGGGCGATCACGTCGTGCTGAGCTGGGTGCCGCCGTGCGGCGAGTGCCGCTACTGCCGCGCCGGTCACGAGGCACGGTGTCAGAAGGTCGCGACCGTGGTCGCGCCCCTCGGCGTGCTGTTCGACGGGACCTCGCGTCTCAGCCGCGACGGCGAGACGCTGCATCACTACCTCGGCGTCTCCTCGTTCGCCGAGGAGGTCGTGGTGCCCGCGTCCGGAGCCGTGAAGGTGCGCGACGACGCCCCGCTCGATGTCGTCGCCGTCGTCGGGTGCGCCGTGGCCACCGGCGTCGGTGCGGTGCTCAACACGGCCGCGGTCGAGCCCGGTTCCACCGTCGCGGTGATCGGGTGCGGCGGCGTGGGCCTCAACGTTGTCCAGGGGGCGCGACTCGCCGGTGCGGAGCGCATCGTCGCGATCGACGTGCGACCCGAGAAGACCCAGCTGGCCCTGCAGTTCGGCGCGACCGACCGCATCGACGCCTCGCAGGGCGACGCCGTCGCGCAGCTGCGGGAACTGATCTCCGACGGGGTCGACTACGCCTTCGACGCCATCGGACGCACCAGCACGACGGAGCAGTCGATCCAGATGCTCGGGCTCGGCGGCGCCGCCGTGATCGTGGGCCTCCCCCCGACGGGCGCCCGCGCGTCATTCGAACCCCTCGTCCTCGCCGAAGCCGATCAGCGCATCCTCGGATCGAACTACGGCTCCGTCCGCCCCTCCATCGACGTTCCCGCTCTGGTGGACCGCTACATGGACGGACAGCTCAAGATCGACCCCCTGATCTCCGGGCGGCGCCCGCTGTCCGAGGCCGCGGCGGCCCTCGACGATCTCGAGACCGGTTCGGCACTGCGTACGCTCCTCATCCCCTGA